In Camelina sativa cultivar DH55 chromosome 16, Cs, whole genome shotgun sequence, a single window of DNA contains:
- the LOC104749130 gene encoding homeobox-leucine zipper protein ATHB-12-like, whose amino-acid sequence MEEGDFFNCCFSETNSGMTMMNKKKMKKSYNQKRFSEEQIKSLERIFESETRLEPRKKVQVARELGLQPRQVAIWFQNKRARWKTKQLEKEYNILRANYSNLASQFDIMKKEKQALVSELQRLNEEIHNKPKEERDHECCGEQGVALSSSTESHNGKCEPEVRLNQGIVLCNDDGDNNNIKTEYFGFEEETDHHELMNIVEQPDDSCLTSSDNWGGFNSDSLLDQSSSNYPNWWEFWT is encoded by the exons ATGGAAGAAGGAGATTTTTTCAATTGTTGCTTCAGCGAGACTAATAGTGGCATGACTATgatgaataagaagaagatgaagaagagctaTAACCAGAAGAGGTTTAGCGAGGAACAGATCAAGTCACTTGAGCGTATATTTGAGTCTGAGACGAGGCTCGAACCGAGGAAGAAGGTGCAGGTAGCTAGAGAGCTAGGGCTGCAACCAAGACAAGTGGCTATATGGTTTCAGAACAAGAGGGCTCGTTGGAAAACAAAGCAACTTGAGAAAGAGTATAACATTCTCAGAGCCAATTACAGCAATTTGGCTTCACAATTTGATAtcatgaagaaagaaaagcaagCTTTGGTCTCTGAG TTGCAGAGACTAAATGAAGAGATACATAATAAGCCTAAAGAAGAAAGGGATCATGAGTGTTGTGGTGAACAAGGGGTGGCTCTAAGCAGCAGCACAGAGTCGCATAATGGAAAGTGTGAGCCAGAAGTGAGGTTAAATCAAGGGATTGTTCTAtgtaatgatgatggtgataacaacaacatcaaaacagagtattttGGGTTCGAGGAAGAGACTGATCACCATGAGCTCATGAACATTGTTGAGCAACCTGATGATAGTTGCTTGACATCTTCTGATAACTGGGGAGGTTTCAATTCTGATTCTCTCTTAGACCAATCTAGCAGCAATTACCCCAATTGGTGGGAGTTTTGGACATAA